From a region of the Monodelphis domestica isolate mMonDom1 chromosome 8, mMonDom1.pri, whole genome shotgun sequence genome:
- the BOK gene encoding bcl-2-related ovarian killer protein isoform X2 yields the protein MEVLRRSSVFAAEVMEVFDRSPTDKELVSQAKALGREYIHSRLIRAGLVWSKPEAKTPTPGGKLAEVASILLRLGDELEYIRPNVYRNIARQLNISLQSESVVTDAFLAVATQIFAAGITWGKVVSLYAVAAGLAVDCVKQAQPAMVHTIVDCLGEFVRKTLVTWLKRRGGWTS from the exons ATGGAGGTTCTGCGGCGCTCCTCGGTGTTCGCGGCGGAGGTGATGGAAGTGTTTGACCGCTCTCCCACCGACAAAGAGCTCGTGTCCCAGGCCAAAGCCCTGGGCCGGGAATACATCCACTCCCGGCTCATCCGGGCCGGCCTGGTCTGGAGCAAACCCGAGGCCAAGACCCCGACGCCTGGCGGGAAGCTGGCGGAGGTGGCCAGCATCCTTCTGCGGCTGG GGGATGAGCTGGAGTACATCAGGCCCAACGTCTACCGGAACATTGCTCGCCAGCTGAACATCTCCCTACAGTCTGAGAGTGTGGTGACCGACGCCTTCCTGGCCGTGGCCACGCAGATCTTCGCAGCAG GAATAACATGGGGCAAAGTGGTCTCCCTCTATGCCGTGGCAGCAGGGCTGGCAGTGGACTGTGTGAAGCAGGCCCAGCCAGCCATGGTCCACACCATCGTGGACTGCCTGGGAGAGTTTGTACGCAAGACGCTGGTGACTTGGCTCAAGAGGCGAGGAGGATGG